In Melitaea cinxia chromosome 11, ilMelCinx1.1, whole genome shotgun sequence, a genomic segment contains:
- the LOC123657641 gene encoding TELO2-interacting protein 1 homolog, giving the protein MNSHMKEAFNRMKPLCDLIMVNPSPEHVSTFAAMVCELKKDLVQELQQYMLFPFITHIQSKEIAGKYELQRLLIDGMKVVLQRVRVFSFEMTMKIEMGLLGLIFEKPKPGMIADVPEELKLSVVQCLTMLMLNLDDPTRLKLVQTQVPMLAQAIFVSVHLAKLEKLRVLRLAAINCLCAHTVSHPQLTDKDCHIPDPVLETAVVNMMSCILPGVMAALQDVATCTNNPGHAIVVAALNATHRILCLTMHNKHLPKKDKITGEDFVNLLTERATTDKDVSVAPKDIPKRTPEWYIMAGDKLTIVIKSLVPLVTHEHYKVRKELAVLCYRIISECNATMQLSLTMSLDVLISLSNDPYKEVSEYCSNSINAFFSSQNDPGKYDVIDSMCENFFTTLNCLPRILNNIDSNRKLSALNLLQGYLRVLCGERPQRLTGALCASDGYDRLCDALLCAAAAHSRHDLLVRHAHRGHSLSHSLSLTPTATTACATRCCAPPPRTRATTCSCGTRTERLTGALCASDGYDRLCDALLCAAAAHSRHDLLVRHRLTGALCASDGYDRLCDALLCAAAAHSRHDLLVRHRLTGALCASDGYDRLCDALLCAAAAHSRHDLLVRHRLTGALCASDGYDRLCDALLCAAAAHSRHDLLVRHRLTGALCASDGYDRLCDALLCAAAAHSRHDLLVRHLKTWFKNKMLIIDVTSTPPTDGPWRRLRHLDTRECETKLQGLLQQFGEAECAELFLDRLLELFYERRTSELVYIINFVGSAPNSSPRLAKRIIDVYISEDVWYQPLEVGAADAPLSADDTLDPSVYDPRAWTKDSVPGLYEGATEVRYTDISLAQPRVKYVEPNTCATLAEAQRNMAFSCLVTEGLGLMARRLGPDYQPYLLKTLCLILERVGSQYENLHLAGLMAINDVAKAFGHEKVTDLIAVNADYFTSQITSKLKKPWNTESALQILNVVMEYSDASILDYLYGIVEDVLLQSCDKYYEHYLYAYLQVFETFINCIRKWFPVELDNKNNKDKEFEKDVLKDTLDFVRNSEEAERLLSTEEFENDTGKTVEEMYKEDLKRREDDILDYDDTVTRECYYLFVTKLILSINGLLACTRSESGPLPAHVRVAHLALQRCAHFLLAPADSAHVALRALRAGLALLPAGALLPLAHALWTPLVALVRGAAPSLQRAALDVLLQLAARARDFLRARAVRDILPHLYKFLKKSATDSHLKDTGSAYRVSPEYQLQVAILTAMPTLSTDLMLDEEKLEEAMSCAQIYLSKNQPKPLQMLAVKFFKDILNYNYGAAWSHLRNLCANDAVLTPPHTKFIKLEPVVGTPYETLNTNYDTNIKLIFYVHK; this is encoded by the exons ATGAATAGCCATATGAAAGAGGCTTTTAACCGTATGAAACCGTTATGCGATTTGATTATGGTGAATCCATCCCCTGAACATGTATCTACGTTTGCGGCTATGGTGTGTGAGTTAAAGAAGGATCTAGTACAGGAACTACAACAGTACATGCTGTTTCCTTTTATAACGCACATACAGTCTAAGGAAATTGC AGGAAAATATGAGTTGCAAAGGCTTTTAATAGATGGCATGAAGGTAGTTCTGCAAAGAGTCAGGGTATTCAGTTTTGAAATGACTATGAAAATAGAAATGGGCCTCCTTGGTCTCATATTTGAAAAACCGAAGCCTGGAATGA tTGCTGACGTGCCAGAAGAGCTAAAACTAAGTGTTGTACAGTGTCTAACTATGTTGATGCTGAATTTAGATGATCCAACACGGCTTAAATTGGTACAGACTCAGGTACCAATGCTAGCCCAAGCTATTTTTGTGTCAGTACATCTAGCTAAACTTGAAAAACTCCGAGTATTAAG ATTGGCAGCTATAAACTGCCTCTGTGCCCACACAGTATCCCACCCCCAACTCACTGACAAGGATTGCCATATACCTGACCCCGTGCTTGAAACAGCGGTTGTCAATATGATGTCCTGCATCTTACCAGGCGTGATGGCTGCTTTGCAGGATGTAGCCACTTGTACAAATAACCCAGGACATGCGATTGTTGTG GCTGCACTAAACGCCACACATCGCATCCTTTGCCTCACGATGCACAACAAACACCTGCCCAAGAAAGATAAGATAACCGGGGAAGATTTTGTCAATCTGTTGACTGAAAGGGCCACGACGGACAAAGATGTAA GCGTGGCACCCAAAGACATACCAAAACGTACTCCAGAATGGTACATCATGGCCGGGGACAAACTAACAATAGTGATAAAAAGCTTAGTGCCACTGGTCACTCACGAGCACTACAAAGTTAGAAAGGAACTCGCAGTTCTATGCTACAGGATAATTTCAGAATGTAACGC gACAATGCAACTCTCATTAACAATGTCCCTTGACGTGTTGATATCGCTATCAAACGACCCCTACAAAGAAGTGTCAGAGTACTGCTCGAACTCGATAAACGCATTCTTTTCCTCACAAAACGATCCGGGCAAGTATGACGTCATTGACAGTATGTGTGAGAATTTCTTTACAACGCTCAACTGCTTGCCAAGGATATTGAACAATATAG ACTCGAATCGCAAGCTGTCGGCGCTGAACCTGCTGCAGGGCTACCTGCGCGTGTTGTGCGGTGAGCGGCCGCAGCGGCTGACGGGCGCGCTGTGCGCCAGCGACGGCTACGACCGCCTGTGCGACGCGCTGCtgtgcgccgccgccgcgcactCGCGCCACGACCTGCTCGTGCGGCACGCGCACCGAGGTCACTCGCTCTCACACTCACTCTCACTCACAC CGACGGCTACGACCGCCTGTGCGACGCGCTGCtgtgcgccgccgccgcgcactCGCGCCACGACCTGCTCGTGCGGCACGCGCACCGAG CGGCTGACGGGCGCGCTGTGCGCCAGCGACGGCTACGACCGCCTGTGCGACGCGCTGCtgtgcgccgccgccgcgcactCGCGCCACGACCTGCTCGTGCGGCAC CGGCTGACGGGCGCGCTGTGCGCCAGCGACGGCTACGACCGCCTGTGCGACGCGCTGCtgtgcgccgccgccgcgcactCGCGCCACGACCTGCTCGTGCGGCAC CGGCTGACGGGCGCGCTGTGCGCCAGCGACGGCTACGACCGCCTGTGCGACGCGCTGCtgtgcgccgccgccgcgcactCGCGCCACGACCTGCTCGTGCGGCAC CGGCTGACGGGCGCGCTGTGCGCCAGCGACGGCTACGACCGCCTGTGCGACGCGCTGCtgtgcgccgccgccgcgcactCGCGCCACGACCTGCTCGTGCGGCAC CGGCTGACGGGCGCGCTGTGCGCCAGCGACGGCTACGACCGCCTGTGCGACGCGCTGCtgtgcgccgccgccgcgcactCGCGCCACGACCTGCTCGTGCGGCAC TTAAAAActtggtttaaaaataaaatgcttatTATAGATGTTACCTCCACTCCTCCGACGGATGGTCCGTGGCGTCGCCTGCGACACCTGGACACGCGCGAGTGCGAGACAAAACTGCAAGGGTTATTACAGCAGTTTGGTGAGGCCGAGTGCGCGGAATTGTTCCTCGACAGATTGCTGGAACTCTTTTACGAACGACGGACTAGCGAGTTGGTCTATATCATCAATTTCGTGGGATCGG CCCCAAATTCATCTCCACGTCTGGCGAAACGTATAATCGACGTGTACATCTCGGAGGACGTGTGGTACCAGCCGCTGGAGGTGGGCGCCGCGGATGCGCCGCTCAGTGCCGACGACACGCTCGACCCCTCCGTGTACGATCCGCGCGCCTGGACCAAGGACAGCGTGCCCG GCCTCTACGAGGGCGCGACGGAGGTCCGCTACACGGACATAAGCCTCGCCCAGCCGCGTGTGAAGTACGTGGAGCCCAACACGTGCGCCACGCTGGCGGAGGCGCAGCGGAACATGGCCTTCAGCTGCCTCGTCACCGAGGGGCTGGGCCTCATGGCGCGCCGCCTCGGGCCCGACTACCAGCCGTATCTCTTGAAGACCCTGTGCCTCATACTGGAGCGAGTCG GCAGTCAATATGAAAACCTACATTTGGCTGGTTTGATGGCTATCAACGATGTAGCGAAAGCTTTTGGACATGAAAAAGTTACAGACTTAATAGCCGTAAATGCTGATTATTTCACCAGTCAAATCACTTCTAAACTAAAAAAG ccATGGAACACAGAATCTGCGCTTCAAATACTAAATGTCGTCATGGAGTACAGCGACGCAAGTATACTGGACTATTTATATGGAATAGTTGAAGAT GTCCTACTTCAGAGTTGTGACAAATACTACGAACATTATCTGTATGCGTATTTACAAGTTTTCGAAACTTTCATTAATTGTATCAGAAAGTGGTTCCCCGTTGAACTtgacaacaaaaataataaggaTAAGGAATTTGAAAAAGATGTTCTAAAAGATACTTTAGATTTTGTAAGGAATTCTGAGGAAGCAGAGAGACTGTTAAGTACTGAGGAGTTTGAGAACGATACTGGTAAAACTGTGGAAGAAATGTACAAAGAGGATCTGAAGCGACGTGAAGATGATATACTGGATTACGATGACACAGTTACCCGTGAGTGTTATTACCTTTTTGTTACTAAATTAATCTTGTCCATAAACGGGTTGCTTGCTtgcacacgat CGGAGAGCGGGCCGCTGCCCGCGCACGTACGCGTGGCGCACCTGGCGCTGCAGCGCTGCGCGCACTTCCTGCTGGCGCCGGCGGACAGCGCGCACGTGGCGCTGCGCGCGCTGCGGGCGGGGCTGGCGCTGCTGCCCGCCGGCGCGCTGCTGCCGCTGGCGCACGCGCTGTGGACGCCGCTGGTGGCGCTCGTGCGCGGCGCCGCGCCTTCCCTGCAGCGCGCCGCGCTCGACGTGCTGCTGCAGCTGGCGGCGCGGGCCAGGGACTTCCTCCGAGCGCGCGCCGTGCG ggACATCCTACCACACTTATACAAGTTCCTGAAGAAATCCGCGACAGACAGCCACCTCAAGGACACGGGCTCGGCGTACCGAGTATCGCCGGAGTATCAATTGCAAGTAGCGATTCTTACAGCCATGCCTACATTGTCAACTGATTTAATGCTAGACGAAGAAAAACTTGAGGAGGCCATGTCTTGTGCCCAGATATACCTGTCGAAGAATCAGCCGAAACCATTGCAG ATGCTAGCGGTAAAGTTCTTTAAGGACATCCTTAACTACAACTACGGCGCCGCTTGGAGTCACCTTCGGAATCTCTGCGCCAATGACGCCGTACTGACGCCCCCACACACCAAGTTCATTAAGCTCGAACCAGTCGTAGGCACCCCTTACGAGACTCTTAACACTAACTATGACACTAATATTAAACTCATATTCTATGTACATAagtaa
- the LOC123657841 gene encoding uncharacterized protein LOC123657841 — protein MFTLGGQRILHKGLKILRLTIVDFSSLPDIKTLNLVRTVEKNIENNTNIFIESPIHVKVQPIDVNDLKAHNKLTMTLYSQGKDTNDFQVKQTSKRLELLNKNTSPDRNDVCLIQVPYKLKVQVTATENASVHLAKLEADEFVVKTQKGSVNIADLKADNIKVESVSGDVQADGRLQASNIELKTGINGGIKCHSIMANSFNVVSHAGPITVKSCYSDKSHFTTLMGNIKLDNLHRSVKIDVIQKGNLHLTGFSGNLEASLKSGEVFMHASQLTEKSSIFIHEKGKVVLLVHDILKNLPATNLIAEKIQVDDKILKLGRFMDDSHPKRFRFEKEPQNELHIVCKNGSIELKDTNLPFIM, from the coding sequence ATGTTTACATTAGGTGGTCAACGGATCTTACATAAGGGCCTCAAGATTTTGAGGTTAACTATAGTAGATTTTAGCAGTTTACCTGATATCAAGACACTGAATCTTGTGCGAACAGTCGAAAAGAATATAGAAAATAACACGAACATATTCATCGAAAGTCCTATTCATGTAAAAGTGCAACCTATCGACGTCAATGATTTGAAGGcacataataaattaactatgaCTTTATACAGCCAAGGAAAAGATACGAACGACTTTCAAGTGAAACAAACTTCGAAGCGACTCGAGCTTCTGAATAAGAACACATCGCCCGACCGTAACGACGTATGTTTAATACAAGTTCCATACAAATTAAAAGTGCAAGTAACTGCCACAGAGAACGCGTCGGTACATTTAGCTAAATTAGAAGCTGATGAGTTCGTGGTTAAGACTCAGAAAGGCTCCGTGAATATTGCGGACTTAAAAGCCGATAACATCAAAGTGGAAAGTGTATCTGGTGACGTACAAGCTGATGGCAGGCTGCAGGCAAGTAATATTGAATTAAAGACTGGAATAAATGGAGGTATCAAGTGTCACAGCATCATGGCGAACTCCTTCAATGTAGTCTCTCATGCTGGTCCCATTACTGTCAAGTCATGTTATAGTGATAAGTCACACTTCACAACACTTATGGGTAATATTAAACTGGATAATTTACACAGATCtgtaaaaatagatgttatacAGAAAGGCAACTTACACCTCACAGGATTTTCTGGTAATCTAGAAGCTTCCTTGAAAAGTGGTGAAGTGTTCATGCATGCATCACAGTTGACGGAAAAAAGTAGTATATTTATCCACGAGAAGGGCAAAGTAGTATTATTAGTacatgatatattaaaaaatttgccAGCAACAAATCTAATAGCAGAAAAAATACAAGTTGATGACAAAATATTAAAGCTCGGACGATTTATGGATGATTCCCATCCAAAGAGGTTTAGATTTGAAAAAGAACCTCAAAATGAATTGCATATAGTCTGTAAAAATGGTTCCATAGAATTGAAAGACACAAATTTACCTTTTATTATGTAA